GCGCGATTATTTGCAAGAAGCGGGGGCTCTCGTTGTCATGACGCGTGAGACCGATACGGACTTGGCGGATGCCAATATGAGGAGCGGCCGTAAGCGCCAAGATTTGCTGCGCAGAGCTGAACTGATCCGGGATAGTGGCGCAGACCTGTTCCTGACCATCCATATGAATGCCATTGGCTCATCGAGGTGGTACGGTCCCCAAACATTCTACTATGCGAATCAACACCCGGACAATAAGCGGTTGGCGGAGTTGATTCAGAACGAAATCAAACGCACAGTCGTCGATACACACCGTGTCACGAAAACGGTGGACAATGTGTATTTGCTTAAAGCTATTGCGATTCCAAGCGCTTTGGTCGAGGTTGGTTTCCTCTCGAATCCTGCGGAAGCGGAACGTCTGGCAGACCCCGATTATCAGAAGCAGATGGCGGCTGCGATCTATCAAGCGATCCTGCGATTTGCTTCAGGGGAGGAAGTTGGTTCTTAGTTTA
The window above is part of the Xylanibacillus composti genome. Proteins encoded here:
- the cwlD gene encoding N-acetylmuramoyl-L-alanine amidase CwlD, with the translated sequence MPKRKQRIVLWLSYRSKRRVGLAALVILLAVWVLTYDWPSMKTWEHWSLPLSGRTIALDAGHGGPDGGATSATGLLEKDINLAITLYLRDYLQEAGALVVMTRETDTDLADANMRSGRKRQDLLRRAELIRDSGADLFLTIHMNAIGSSRWYGPQTFYYANQHPDNKRLAELIQNEIKRTVVDTHRVTKTVDNVYLLKAIAIPSALVEVGFLSNPAEAERLADPDYQKQMAAAIYQAILRFASGEEVGS